TTGAGCCACTTCGTATCCATCCATATCAGGCATGTTGATATCCAGTAAAATGATATCCGGAATCATGTTCACCCGCAGGCGCTGAATGAGTTCCCGGCCACCAGATACTTCGTAGATAACGTCATAGTTTTCAAATTTCTGGACCAGGCCTGAGAGGGCTTTTGCCATGAGTTCATGGTCATCGACAATCGCAATGGTAGTTTTCATAACTTTTGGGAGGATATAAAAAATTCATACGGGAGATACCTCAATTTCGATTCTGGTGCCTTTGCCAGGCTCCGTATCCAGGATAAGCCTTCCGCCTATGAGCCCGGCTCTGCGGCGCATATTCCGGAGGCCCGCCCCTGAGTACTTTAATTGTTCATTTTCAGTGGTTTGAACATCAAAGCCTCTGCCGTTATCTTTCAGGCAAATTATGAATTTTTCTGATCCATAGGTAAGTTGAGACTGGATTTTTGTGGCTCTGGCATGTTTCATGATATTATTCAGAACCTCCTGGACTATACGGAACAGAACGATCTCCTTGTCGTAACCCAGGGAATATCGCTCACCGGTAACGAGTAGTTCGGTTTGGTACTTGTTGGTTTTTCGGATTCGGAGCAGTTCGTGGGATAAGCTTTCTTCCAGTCCAAAATCTTTGACAAAATCACCATCGAAGCTTTTGGTGAGTAATCTCACATCCTGGATCGTCTGGCCTATTATTTCATTGGTTTGTTTTATATATGACTGATTTTCAGTTGTCTGTTCTGTTTCTTCCAGTATATTCAGATTGATTTTTGCCACCGATAAAAGCTGTCCGATGTTATCATGCAGCTCCTCGCTGATCTGCTGAAGTGTAGCATTCTGTACCTCGATCTGGGTTTGAAGGATTTCCTGTGCGTATGTGATTTTCAAATGCTCTATTTCCAGAATATTATTCTTCTGTTCGATTTTATATCTGACAATAGCAATAATAACAACAACTGCTAACAGAAGCATTGCGAAAGCACTGGCTATTACGGTTATGAATATTTCTTCATTTGATGCGAGCATACAAAGGCTATAATGAACATCATGTATAATAAATTATTTATGTTTTTATTAATCACTCCACGGAGAGATTCGAAGACTTCATACCGGTTCTGGCGTAGTACATTAAAAAGCCCATTCATGACAAATGTACCCGAATGGTAAATGATTACGGCCAGGCAAATCCAGAAAATCGGCAGCCTGTAAATTGGAAGAAATAAATGGGGCTTCACTGAGAACAAGGCCACGATTGCCCAAAAGCACAATAATATACCTTCTATGTTTAAATTAAGTCCGGGAAAATTGGTCCAGCCAATATGAAATTGGGATAAAACCAGACTGAAAATAGTGAAACAAGGGATAGAATATTTGGCAATTTTTTTAATCTTTTCCTGATCAAGGGTTTTATAGAAGTAAAATGTTAAAAGGCCGTATTCCAGAGGGATATAAAAATGATACAAGGTGTATACGGGTATTTTCCATTGATAGATGCTGATAACGGTAACGAAAATCTCGACAGCCAGAGCGGAAAAGAAAACATAACGGAACACTTTTAAAGAAGTATCCGACAAATAGAAGAAAAATGCCATGGCACAGCAGCTAACCAATAGAAGTAAGTAAAACGTGTGTTGGAATGTCAGTTGCTGTGCCATAAAAGAAGGAAATTCCTACTGTACTTTTGAAAGTAATTCCCGTTTAATATCTCCCCTTACGATCAGCGAATGTTCTTGATGGAAGCAAAGGTGCGTGGCGGATTCGTTTCTGATCTCATGGTATCGTCAACAATCACAGCTCCGGGAGTCATGAGAGAAAGATTTTTCACATTCGTATTAGACAGATTATTCTCAAGGGCCACCCCTAGTTCGTTTCCATACTCATTGATCCCAACCGCAATGAGGGTACACTTTTGGTCATCAATAATAAAGGGCTGATTGGTATCACCGGTGGCTTGTACACTACTGGCATAATAAACTCTGATACCCTGGCAGTCTTTTTGCGACAGAATCATCATCAGCATTTCCTTGCCAATTTCAATGGCTACAATGCTATCATCAATGTTACCGTCTACTGCCTTTTGCGCCAGGCTGTCCCAGTGTCGTCTGATAATCTCTTTGGTAGCTGATTCTGTAAAAAATTCGCCAAAACCCGCCACCGTGGTGTCGTCTGCAAGTTTGTAATTAATTTCGACAGGTTGTAACATACCGTCTACGGAGGATATTCCGGGAGCTTTAATAAACTTATCCATTGCAAAAATATTTAGGGTTAAAGATTTACGAATGTAGAACTTACCCTAGTAGAAGGTAACGGGAATTATACCGGATTACACGGTGAAAAATACGGGAAAGATGTGCTCCTAAGCGTTTTGAGTATTTTGCTACAAACCTGTAATGCTATTGAATGAATGGTTGTATCAGAAGAGTCAACAAAGCTGCTTCAACGATAATTTGGTATTAGTGAGCTTTACATTAAGTGTAAAGAAGAGGAGTGAGGAAAGGGTTTGTATCCAGAGAGAAGGCCGGTTTTTGGCCTCCTCTCAATTTTCTTAAAGGTATTAAAGAATAACTACTCCACCACCAGCTTACGGGTTTCGGAACCTTTACCCGCATCGAACCTGATTAAGTACATGCCTTGCGACAACGGATCAAGAACAAACGGGCCGTTGTTCCGGTTGACCTGTACGCTGAGCTGCCTGCCTTGTAAATCCAGTACCTGCACCTGATGGACGTTACTGGAGAACTTCACCGGTACGTAGGTACCCGCCTTCACCGGATTGGGGTATACATAAGTCAAAACCGTGTTGTTTTCAGGCAATACACGCTCTGCACGGCTCAAGGCATAACTTCCATCCATATCCACCGAACGTAATCGGTAGTAGGCCACCGTAGCCAGGTCAGAGAACTGTGTGTCAGTAAACGAATACCGGTAACCGGCGTCCTGGCTGCCGAGTGCTTGTACGCTTCCAATACCGCTATATGATTTTCCATCCGTACTTCTCTCTATCTCAAAATGAGAGGCGTTGGTCTCGGCCGCCGTTGTCCACTGCAAAAAGGCATTTTTCTCGACGCGTTGTGCGGTAAAACTGATCAGGCTTACCGGAAGCGCTGTTTCGTCTATATTGCTATGGGCAAAAAAACCTGAAAAGCCAGTGACAGAAAAAGTTACCTCCCAGCGTTTTTCCACGCTATTCCAAAAAATATCCTGGTCATTGGGGTTAATCAGCACCGTTTTGGGTCCGCTGCCTGTCCAGCCTGTATAACTTTCTGGCGTACCGGTGGTACTGGTGCCATGTTTTTGGGTAATCCGCAGATTTCCAATTCCGGTCAGGTCAAGAGGGTTGACCGGCAGAGCGGGAGCCGTGCCCCGGTTGGTATTGAAATCATCAAAATCGGCCTGGGTATAAAAAAGCGTGAGTTTACCGGTGGCTGTACTGGCATTTGTCTCAGGGCTGACGTCGTAATAGCGACGCACGTAAGGCTGATTGATTACTGGTGCCGACGATTCCACGCGTACTTTGGCCGTGACCGTACCACTGACCGCCGTACCGACACCAGCAGGGGCCAGTTTGCCAATACCGCTGCAATCACTCAAAAAGGTAACCGGATCATTGGCAACCGTTTGGGTGGCCTCCGTATCATCGGCTGCCAGAACCGTACCATTATGAATAACAAAGTATTTCCCACGTTGGTAACCAACAAACAAATTATCCAAAATACTGTTGAACACAACGGTTTGTGAACTCGAGGCAGTAGTACCGATGATACTGTTACAGGAGTTGATTGTGCCGCTAACGCCCACCTTGCCATTTCCGTAAGTTGTAGCTCCCGGGTTAATCACTGAGCCGTTGTCCCAGTTATTGCTTTTAACAATATAATTCCCATTATCCAGCACAATGACATTATCACCCACCTGATCGTTGGCCTTTGAACCTATCAGCGAATTGGAGGCACTGACTTCACCAATTATGCCGATTGTCCCATCACCAAAGGTCGCGGCTCCAACTTTGATAGTAGATCCGGTGCCCCAGTTTAGGCTTTGTACAGATATACTGCACCTACCCCTGTGGCCACTCCGTTACCCCAGTTGGAATCTACCAGTACGTAATTTCCGTTGACAAGTATAGTCGTTTCGCTGCCAAACAAGTTGCTGCCGGAGGGGCCATTTACAGTAGTCACTTGGGCTTGGGCAAGTCTATGGCAAAGCAATATGAACAAGAGAATGTAAATTTGTTTCATATGGTATCGAATGATTTTGATGGGGAAATAAAAAAGTAAGTTACACGAAAAACAGGCATGATGACGAAATAAAAGCAAATTTCAAACAGGACTTACTGAACACTCATAAGCGGTCTGCCGCGGGGTAGATTACCGCTTATTTTGCGGGAAGGCCGATCAGGCTAAGAAATTCATCTGCACGTTCGCCGGAAAATTATCAAACCTACGGAGGCAGCGATAGCGGTAAGCCAAAGGGTATTTAATATTCTATTATAGAATCTTCTCTATCCGTTTCTTTTTGCTGGCAACACTGCGACTAATCCCTTTTGAAAGGTATAAATAGAGAAACTGTGCTGTTGCCTTGTGTGTCTGGGACAAAACAGGTAAAGAAGGTATTGCCAAAGTTTGATTCCTACCCGCTCCACGTTTATGAAAAGAAGATTACTCTCAAATATCTTATTTGCTCTGATTGCTATTTCGTCCTATGGCCAGAACGATTTTATTCCGGTTCCTTCCAGCCCATTTGTGATGGGAGCTCCTGCTACGGAGGCAAATTATACTTCATTTACTGTCAGACACAGGCCTGTGAGTGAGAAATGGAAACAGCGGAATAAAAAATATCTGTCCCACCCCGACGCCGGATACATCGCAAAGGAACAGCCACCCGGAAATGTTATAGAATTGATTGAAAAGCGTACCGAAACAACCCGGTTTTATGTGGATGCGGATAATCCCTCCAAAGTATTTTCGCAGGGCGCGTATGGCTCTTTACATTATAAACAAAACGGACAATGGCTGCTGATCGATAGCCGGCTGGAACGCAAGAGCGCACAGATTCTGGAGGCGTCACATCAGGTGGAGCCGGTGGGTTTTGATATCGGTGGACGAAAATCTTACATGAAAACGGTAAACGGGACCATCAACTTCAACGATTGGAAACTTTACGGGAAAAATAAGGGTGAAATAAAACTGATAGCTTCTGCCAGCTGGGATGATTTTACGGCCGGGGACGACGGTATTTTTGTGAAGAACATATTTCCTGGGGTGGATGCTGAAATGCAGGTTTTAAGAGGCAGGATAAAAACAAACCTGATTGTGCGAACCTGGAATTTTTCTGGTTACGAGAATTACCTTTTTTCGGATGGTTTTCAGGCGGAGCAGCGTGGGGTTTTCTCTTTTGTGGAAGAGGCCAGCAAAGAAAATAGGATAGGAGAGGTTGATTTTAAAAGCAACGGAAAATTAATGGCCCGGATAGGAAGGGCTGTGATGTATGCGGAGGCTGACGCAGGAAATGTTGCTTATTTGCCGTATGAGTTTGAAAACGGCGGGCTGGGTATCTTGGTAGATCCAAATACTGTTAGAGCGCTTTTGAAAGCGGGAAAGGTACTGATTGATCCCTTAGTGACGGGCCCGGAAGGTGTTTTTTCGCCAGGAAGTATTATGAATTCCTCCAACAATGCCAATTGCAGTTATGATTTTAATATGGGATGCAGTTATGACTGGACGGTTCCAGTACCGCCTTTCATTACCGTAACCAATGCCATATTCGATGTGTATATGCTCACGAGCGCTCCTTGTACCAGGGATAAAATGCGTTACAGGTATGGATTTGGGGATGAGTTATGTGGCACAGGCGTGCTGTGGCAGACCAACGGACTCCCTCCTACTGAAGGTGGTACGGGTGGTATAGGAGGCGTTCCCACAGATTTATACAACAGTTGCATCAAGGCGGGTTGTGTAGAGAAAAACGTAAAGGTTAGGATATCCATTCTAAGAGGCTGCATGGGTCCTGCTGGTTGCGAGCCTTCCTGCGTCCAGGGGATTGGCCCTTTTATTACCACCATAGAAGGCCGCACGGTTGAGATTGTTTCCGTTACGGCTACACCTCCAAACACGGTATGTCCGGGTGATGTTGTTAATCTGAAAGCTACTGCCAACTTCGGTATTCCGCCTTATAGTTTTCAATGGGCGCCTGGTAATCTGCCGGGTGACAATGTCAGTATCAATCCGATGGCTTCCGGAGCTTATGCAGTAACTGTAACAGACGCTTGCAACCAGACGGCCTCAGGGAATACTTCTGTTATGGTTCCTCCGCCGCCTCCGGCGCCAACCGTAACGGTTACGGCATCTTCCCTCAATATCTGTGAAGGACAGCCCGTAACATTCAAGGCTGTGGCTGCGAATGTATCCAGCAAAAGTTTTCAGTGGAAACGGAATGGTGTTCTGGTTCAGGGGGGAAATACGGATACCTTCACTTCTTCTGCCATCGCCAACCAGGATGTAATCACAGTGGTTTTATCAACCACAGATCCTTGCGTGAACCCTAGTACCGTTACGAGCAACGAGTTGAAAGTAAACGTGAGCCCGGCTGTTCAGCCTGCGGTCAGTATTGTCTCAAATGCAGTTTCCAATGCGGTTTGCAAAGGGAAGGCGGTCCTTTTTACAGCCGCAGCCGTCAATGGTGGAACAGCACCTGTTTATCAATGGAAAAAAAATGGAATGAATGTCGGGGGCAACAATCCGCAATATACCGACGCAAACCTTGCTGATCAGGACGTGATTTCCTGTGTACTTACGAGTAACGTCCCCTGTCCTCGTTCCAACAATGTGGAGAGCAACAGGATTTTGATAAAGGTAAATGAGCCTCTGTTTACTACTGTAAATGAATACGTTTGTCAGGCTAATATGCCGTTCCGCTGGAACGGACAGACGATTTCTGCCGGCGGGCAGGCTGTGGCAACATACGTTACCCTATCCACGGTTACCGGCTGCGACAGCACCGTTGCGCTGAACCTGACGGTTTCTCCCCCGGTTGTTCGAACGCAGATGGATACTGCTGCGTGTGGGAGTTTATTATTTCAAGGAAGAAATTATCTGAGCAGTACCCTGCTGGCGGATACGCTTCAGGGCCGAATGGGTTGCGACAGCGTCATCCGTGCTGTTAATATTATAGTATATCCTTTGGTGCCTTATGCACAGGTAGTGAACCTTACTGGCTGCGATTCTCTCTTATTTGAGGGAATACTATACTATGATAATACGCAACTGACCGGAACGCTGAAGAATCGCTTTGGCTGCGACAGTGTTAACCGGACCGTCAACATAACCATTGAGAATTTTAGGTTGGAGCTTAAAGCGGAGGCTGACGGAGAATTATTATATCAGGGTGAGGAGGTAAGCCTGCAAACTTCATCTGCTGTCAATCCTTATAAGGTGACCAGTTGGGAGCCAGGGGTGTTATTCCCGAATCAGAGTGCTTTGACGCAACGCATCAGAACCATACTTGCAGATAGTGTAGTGACCGTTTATGCCGAAAGTGAGCACGGATGCAGGGATTCGGCGAGTATTGTTTTGAAAATCATACCCAGGCCACTCGGTAATTTATTGCCCAATGTATTTACTCCCAACGGCGATAATCATAACGATGTCTGGATTCCTACCCGTGGAACGGCATTCCCGGTTGGAGAACTTTTTGTATACAACCGTTGGGGCGAGTGCGTCTACCATACCGATGATTATACCCAACCTTGGGACGGTAAAAGCAAAGGGAAGAAAGTCCCGAGCGGCGTGTATGCCTATAAGCTCATTATCTCGAAACGATTTAAATTTCACGGTTCTGTTACCATTCTGTATTAGCGAGGTCAGAGATCTGTCCATGAGCTGGTTGATTGTGTCAAATAATTGGCTGAGGCATCTATTGGCATGATTATGTTTGTAACATCATTTTTGAAGAAACCCGTGATGCCTATGAAATCCATCAAATTTGTATTTTCTCTTCTATCTGAAAGTTTTTCGGAATTTATAAATGATAACGGCATGAAGCTCAGTGCGGCGTTGTCGTACTATACCATTTTTTCGCTGGCTCCCATGCTCCTGGTCATTATTTCGGTACTTAGCGTTTTCATGGAAAAGAGTACTATTCAGGGGGAATTGTTTGGGCAGATACAGGGGCTTGTCGGCGAAAGTGCTGCGGCACAGTTACAGGAAATTATCAGGAATGCGCAGGTTTCCAATAAGTCGGGTGTGGCGGCGGCCATTGGTATCGGAACACTGCTTATTGGTGCTACGGGGGTATTTGCCGAAATGCAAGATTCTATTAACTATATCTGGTCTATTAAGGCAAAACCAAAAAAAGGATGGCTTCAGTATCTTAAGAACAGGCTGTTGTCGTTTTCCCTGATCCTGACCCTGGGTTTTCTGCTCATCGTTTCCTTGGGAGCCAATGCCATTGTAGACGTTCTCAGTTCACGGCTCGAACAGTTTTTTTCTGAGGCTTCCGTGGTGCTGTTTTATGTGATTAACCTGGCGCTGGTACTTGCCGTAATCACGTCCTTGTTTACGGTTATCTTTAAGGTTTTGCCTGACGGGGATCTGCGCTGGAAAGAGTGTCTGGTAGGGGCGGGATTTACAGCGGTATTGTTTCTGATCGGAAAGTTTGCAATCAGTTACTATCTGGGACAGTCGGATCTTGGGGCAACTTATGGCGCTTCGGCATCCATTGTTATTCTGCTGACCTGGATTTACTATTCTTCCATTATTCTTTATTTTGGAGCAGAATTTACGAAGGTATACGCTAAACTGGATGGTATTGCCATTGCTCCCAGCAGACACGCGGTACTGATTATAAGGAAAGAAATAAACGAAGAAACCGGTGCTCCTGAATAAAGTTTGTGAGCGTTTAAACGAAAGAGGGCCAGATTTTGTCCGGCCCTCTTTCGTTTTCTTGGGTTATGTGTTACTTGGTAGTAGGAGTTACCACACGTGTTGTTTGTGTTTCAATGGAGAAAGGTTTTTCGATTCTTTCTTTGCCATTGTTAATAACGAATACGTACCCCCCGTCTTTCAGTGTTGAGAAGTCAAATATTTTAGTGTAGTTGGCAGACTTCGGCAGATTTGCGCTGTACAATACTTCTCCGTTTTCATCTTTAATCTGTACCGAAGATTTGTCCTTCACGTCTTCCAGGGACAGTTTGAATTTCAGTTCTCCAATGGCAGCAATTTCAACATTTGCAGCTCCCGCTTTGTCGGAAGAAGCAGCAGACAAATTTGCAATTGATACTCCCATCAAAATTGCAATACTAAAAAGGATTTTTTTCATGAGTGTAATTTCTGTTTTGAAATATAAGTTTTTGTATTTTTTTAATTCTGCTTTATTTAAACAGGAAATGTCTCGGTAGAAGATGGACTTTCTGTTTTGTTATCTCAAATCTCGTAAATTATTGATTATGTGTCAATAGCAGAAGTTTTCAATTCTAAAAGTTCCTTTTATATCGCTGTGTAATATTTAAATAATCATATCATTATTAATAAAATACAATAACTGAGTGAAAATTTACTGTCTATATAGTAGGTGTGATTTTAGATGTATATTGTATTATTCTTATATAATCCAAAATGAAATTTTGTTGAATGAAAATGTATTTTAATGATACGATCCGGATGTAAACAAAAACATCCCACCGGGCTGGCCGAAGGGATGTTTAACTGGAAGTGTTATCCTAATACTATCTGATCTCCATTTCAAAGGGTATCCTTGCCTGAATACCGCCCATGTTCATTACCTTTTTGTACATTTTCACATAAGGGGCCAGCTCTCCCAGATTTTTCGCTATCGCTTCGTCTTCATTGCTGCCCATGAGCTTGTTAAGTATTTCATCAATAGGTTTCTTCTTTTCCGGATAATATCTTACCCGGTAGTCACCTTCTTTTAAGCCAGCAGCCTTCGCCGCGATGCGGATCGCATCATCAACGCCGCCCAGTACATCCACAAGGCCATTTTCCTTCGCTTCAATACCCGACCATACCCGTCCCTGCGCCAGGCTTCTCAACTTCTCAACAGGCATTTTGCGCCCGGCGGCAGCTTTTTTGGTAAAGGTGTCATAGCCTTCATTGACACTTTTCTGGATCATGTCTTTTTCAAACTGGCTCATTTCACGGGTAGCTGTGGGCCAGTCTGCGTGCGGACTTGTGCCCACACCATCAAACGTAACACCCAGTTTGTTGTTCATAAAATCCTTTATATTGAATATTAACCCGAAAATTCCGATGGAGCCGGTAATGGTATTAGGTTGAGCAACAATGGTATCACAACCCATTGCCATGTAGTAACCTCCCGATGCTGCCACGTCAGACATAGAGGCGATCACCGGTTTTTTCTTTGCCGTAAGCTGTATTTCACGCCACATCACATCAGAAGCCAGTGCGCTTCCGCCCGGGGAGTTAATGCGTATCACCACGGCTTTGATCTTATCGTTGTCCCGCACTTTTTTCAATTCTTTGATAAACTTGTCGGAGCCAATGGACTCATTGTTGCCATCTCCCGAGGTAATTTCCCCTTCTGCCACCAGTACCCCGATCCGCTTGTTGAAATCCCCGTCAGTATCCACATTGCCTTTCAGGTATTTTTCCACCCCAATGAAGCTGATGTTTTTCTTTTCGTCTACCTTAATATCTTTTTTAAGTGCAGTTTCAAACTCATCCCAATAGCCGAGATTGGTGACAAGTTTGTATTTAAGCGCTGCTGCGGGGTTATTAATGGCAAGAGAATCAGCGAGACTCTTTAACTGGTCAGCCGGGATTTTACGGGAGGTAGCTATATTCTTAAGAAAATTGTTGTTGATGGCACCGATGAGTTCTGAGGTCTGTTGTTTGCTTGCTTCACTCATATCCTGGCGCGAAAACATTTCAATGGCGCTCTTGAACTCACCCACCCGGAATACGAGCGGCTTCACTTCCAGTTTGTCAAAAGTTCCTTTTAAAAAGCTGTATTCGGCCGAAAGCCCGTTCCACTCAAGGCCACCTGCCGGGTTGAGGTAAATTTTATCGGCAACGGATGCGAGGTAATATCCTTTTTCGGAATAAGATTCTCCGTAGGTTACAACAAACTTGCCCGATTTTTTGAAGGTGAGGAGCTGGTTCCTGATTTCCTCAAGTGTTGCCCAGCCCGCTTGTGGTCCTTCGGTTTTAAGAAAGATACCCTTGATATTGTTATCTTTTTGAGCCGTTTTAAGTGCCTGGAGGATATCTTTAAGGCCAGCCACATTTTCGCCGCCAGCAAAGGGGCCCCCTATTTCTGCAAAAGGGTTATCAACGCCTACTTCCATAATAGGCTGATTGAGATCCAGTTTTAAAACGGATTTTTCTTCAACCACCACTTTTTCGTCGGTAGAAAATGCGCTTCCTATTCCGATCAGTATAAAAAAGGAGAGGAAGATAAAAACTATGATACCGACGAAAGTCGCCAGTACGTATTTAAGGAACTGTAGCATGGATAGAATATGGTGTTGTAATGTTTAATTTCACCGTTGAACAATCAACAAAATTAAGTATTTATTGTCCCAACTGAATGGATAATTATTGTTCAAAGGTTCTTTTTCTGCATTAAGCGGTAAAATATCATTCCGGGAAAGGATATCCCGAAAAATCAGCTATTGAGTAAATCCGAATATCCGTAACTTTGCCTTAAATTGACAGCAGTCTGAAGTTTTTAGTTTTACGGTTTTGTCATTTTGCCCCGTACCACTTGTAAACCAACCCGATGAAAAAAACTCTCCTTTTAGTACGGCACGCCACTGCGGAAGAAATCAGCTATGGCGTGAAAGATTTTGACAGACAATTGGTAGGGAAGGGTATGACGGAGTCTGCTGTAATGGGTAAATGGTTGTCTGATAACAGGATACGTCCGGATAGGTACGTGTCGAGCCCTGCGGCGAGAGCGTTTAAAACAGCGGAAATCGTGGGAGACCAGCTCAAATTTGAAGTAGATGCTATCGTAATGGATCAGGAACTTTACGGAAACGGACCAAAGGGATATCTTCACGCCGTGAATACGACGCCGGACGATACACATTGCCTCATTCTTTTTGGGCACAACCCCGATATTACTTATTTTGCGGAATATCTATCCAGGGCCAATATAGGTTCAATGGAAAAAGCATCTGTTGTTCTGATTGAATTTGAAAACCTGAGCTGGGCCGAGATTTCTGGTAAAACCGGTAGTTTTATTTCGTACACCACTCCCAGGCAGGTAAGAGAAGAAGAGTAGGCATGGACAAACAAACCCGTAACCGCAGGATATTCATAGCCATATTCATTTTGTTTGTGGCATTGTTTGCCTTCATATCCTACGACATGTCGAGCAGGACAACAGCTCCCTGGAACAAGCCCAAGCAGCTCAACCGCGCATTACCAGGCGCCACGCCCGACAGTGACTCGCTACTGCTGGATTCCCTGCTGGAAGAAGTGAAGTAATCACCACACCCGCAAGCCTACTGCCTACCGCCTACTTCAACCCTACTCCTCGGGTGGAATTCGGTAATCACCTGGCGCAGGTAGTCACGGTCCAGATGGGTGTAAATTTCGGTAGTGGTAATGGACTCGTGGCCAAGCATTTCCTGTACGGCACGCAGGCTTGCACCTCCTTCGATCAGGTGCGTAGCAAAAGAATGCCGGAAAGTATGCGGACTTACGTTTTTGTGAATACCTGCTTTTTCGGAAATGTCCTTGATAATCAGGAAAATCATTACCCTGGATAACTGGGAGCCTCTTTTGTTGAGAAAGACGTAGTCCTCGTTGTCTGTTTTGATATCCAGTTCTTTGCGGATATGTTCTATGTATATTTTAGTATACTTGATTGCTTCGGAGCCGATGGGCACCAATCTGGTTTTTTCGCCTTTTCCCACAATTTTTATAAATCCGGAGTCGAAATAACAATTCGTCAGCAACAGGCCTGTAAGTTCAGAAACCCTCAGCCCGGAGCTGTACAGTACCTCAATAATCGCGCGGTTCCGGGTTCCTTCGGGTGTGCTGTGGTCTATGGCTTCCAGCATCTGTTCAATTTCATGATAGGCCAGTACATCCGGCAGTTTTCGGGGAAGCCTTGGGGCTTCCACAAGCTCTGTAGGGTCCTGGGATATCTCATTTTCCAGCGCCAGGTATTTGTAAAATCCCTTGATTCCCGAAAGTATCCGGGCCTGTGAATGAGGCGTGAGGCCCAGCTCGGAAATGTACTTAAGAAAAGCAGTGATATGTTTTTCCAGAATTTGTGTGGGTGGCAGATTCAGGGCAGACAGCTCGGTATACTCAGCCAGTTTTTCGACATCACGTACATAGGCCTCTACCGAATTGTCGGAGAAAGAGCGTTCCAGACGCAGGTAATTTTTGAAATGATTAATGTAGCTTTGCCACATATTTTTGTGTATCCGAA
This portion of the Dyadobacter sp. CECT 9275 genome encodes:
- a CDS encoding YihY/virulence factor BrkB family protein, with the protein product MKSIKFVFSLLSESFSEFINDNGMKLSAALSYYTIFSLAPMLLVIISVLSVFMEKSTIQGELFGQIQGLVGESAAAQLQEIIRNAQVSNKSGVAAAIGIGTLLIGATGVFAEMQDSINYIWSIKAKPKKGWLQYLKNRLLSFSLILTLGFLLIVSLGANAIVDVLSSRLEQFFSEASVVLFYVINLALVLAVITSLFTVIFKVLPDGDLRWKECLVGAGFTAVLFLIGKFAISYYLGQSDLGATYGASASIVILLTWIYYSSIILYFGAEFTKVYAKLDGIAIAPSRHAVLIIRKEINEETGAPE
- a CDS encoding gliding motility-associated C-terminal domain-containing protein, which produces MKRRLLSNILFALIAISSYGQNDFIPVPSSPFVMGAPATEANYTSFTVRHRPVSEKWKQRNKKYLSHPDAGYIAKEQPPGNVIELIEKRTETTRFYVDADNPSKVFSQGAYGSLHYKQNGQWLLIDSRLERKSAQILEASHQVEPVGFDIGGRKSYMKTVNGTINFNDWKLYGKNKGEIKLIASASWDDFTAGDDGIFVKNIFPGVDAEMQVLRGRIKTNLIVRTWNFSGYENYLFSDGFQAEQRGVFSFVEEASKENRIGEVDFKSNGKLMARIGRAVMYAEADAGNVAYLPYEFENGGLGILVDPNTVRALLKAGKVLIDPLVTGPEGVFSPGSIMNSSNNANCSYDFNMGCSYDWTVPVPPFITVTNAIFDVYMLTSAPCTRDKMRYRYGFGDELCGTGVLWQTNGLPPTEGGTGGIGGVPTDLYNSCIKAGCVEKNVKVRISILRGCMGPAGCEPSCVQGIGPFITTIEGRTVEIVSVTATPPNTVCPGDVVNLKATANFGIPPYSFQWAPGNLPGDNVSINPMASGAYAVTVTDACNQTASGNTSVMVPPPPPAPTVTVTASSLNICEGQPVTFKAVAANVSSKSFQWKRNGVLVQGGNTDTFTSSAIANQDVITVVLSTTDPCVNPSTVTSNELKVNVSPAVQPAVSIVSNAVSNAVCKGKAVLFTAAAVNGGTAPVYQWKKNGMNVGGNNPQYTDANLADQDVISCVLTSNVPCPRSNNVESNRILIKVNEPLFTTVNEYVCQANMPFRWNGQTISAGGQAVATYVTLSTVTGCDSTVALNLTVSPPVVRTQMDTAACGSLLFQGRNYLSSTLLADTLQGRMGCDSVIRAVNIIVYPLVPYAQVVNLTGCDSLLFEGILYYDNTQLTGTLKNRFGCDSVNRTVNITIENFRLELKAEADGELLYQGEEVSLQTSSAVNPYKVTSWEPGVLFPNQSALTQRIRTILADSVVTVYAESEHGCRDSASIVLKIIPRPLGNLLPNVFTPNGDNHNDVWIPTRGTAFPVGELFVYNRWGECVYHTDDYTQPWDGKSKGKKVPSGVYAYKLIISKRFKFHGSVTILY
- a CDS encoding T9SS type A sorting domain-containing protein encodes the protein MGDNVIVLDNGNYIVKSNNWDNGSVINPGATTYGNGKVGVSGTINSCNSIIGTTASSSQTVVFNSILDNLFVGYQRGKYFVIHNGTVLAADDTEATQTVANDPVTFLSDCSGIGKLAPAGVGTAVSGTVTAKVRVESSAPVINQPYVRRYYDVSPETNASTATGKLTLFYTQADFDDFNTNRGTAPALPVNPLDLTGIGNLRITQKHGTSTTGTPESYTGWTGSGPKTVLINPNDQDIFWNSVEKRWEVTFSVTGFSGFFAHSNIDETALPVSLISFTAQRVEKNAFLQWTTAAETNASHFEIERSTDGKSYSGIGSVQALGSQDAGYRYSFTDTQFSDLATVAYYRLRSVDMDGSYALSRAERVLPENNTVLTYVYPNPVKAGTYVPVKFSSNVHQVQVLDLQGRQLSVQVNRNNGPFVLDPLSQGMYLIRFDAGKGSETRKLVVE
- a CDS encoding sensor histidine kinase, translated to MLASNEEIFITVIASAFAMLLLAVVVIIAIVRYKIEQKNNILEIEHLKITYAQEILQTQIEVQNATLQQISEELHDNIGQLLSVAKINLNILEETEQTTENQSYIKQTNEIIGQTIQDVRLLTKSFDGDFVKDFGLEESLSHELLRIRKTNKYQTELLVTGERYSLGYDKEIVLFRIVQEVLNNIMKHARATKIQSQLTYGSEKFIICLKDNGRGFDVQTTENEQLKYSGAGLRNMRRRAGLIGGRLILDTEPGKGTRIEIEVSPV